Proteins co-encoded in one Nicotiana sylvestris chromosome 7, ASM39365v2, whole genome shotgun sequence genomic window:
- the LOC138873821 gene encoding uncharacterized protein — translation MVGEKVLLRVLLMKGVMRFGKKGKLSPRYIDPFEVLERIGEVAYKLELSPSISGVHLVLHVSMLRKYYGDLSHVLDFITVQLDGDLTYDVKPVAILDQQARKLRSKNIALVKFQWEASQSRRLLGLINDSTRLFRLLRRLNELNQQYNANIS, via the coding sequence ATGGTGGGAGAGAAGGTATTGCTTAGAGTTTTgctcatgaagggtgttatgaggttcgggaagaagggcaagttgagccctcggtatattgacccttttgaggtgcttgagaggattggagaggtggcctacaagcttgAATTATCACCTAGTATATCGGGTGTTCACCTAGTgcttcatgtttctatgctccgaaagtattatggtgatctatctcatgttttggatttcatcacggttcagttagatggagatttaacttatgatgtgaagccggtggccattttggatcaGCAGgctcgaaagttgagatcaaagaatattgcttTAGTGAAATTTCAATGGGAGGCTAGCCAGTCGAGAAGGCTACTAGGTTTAATCAATGATTCAACTAGACTTTTTCGATTACTTAGAAGACTTAATGAACTCAACCAACAATATAATGCAAACATATCATAA